GGCGTCTCGATCGTTCCCGGGAGGACCGCGTTCGCACGGATCTCGGGCGCGAACTCCCGCGAGACGGTCTTGACGAGGCCGATCACGCCGCGGCGAACGGAGTTCGACAGCAGGAGCCCGTCGGACACCTCGCGGACCGTCCGGGACGTGATGCAGGTGATCGTGCCGTAGTCGGACTCGAGGAGGTGCTCGTGGGCGTTCTCGATCGTCCAGACGACGCTCATCACCAGCAGATCGTAGGCCTGGTACCAGTCCTGTTCGTCGGTCTCGAGGAAGGTGGTGCTCGGCGGACCGCCCGAGGAGGTGACGAGGTGGTCGATCCCGCCGAAGGCGTCGGCCGTCTCGCTGACGAGGTGGGAGACCTCGTCGGGATCCGTGAGGTCGGTCGGCGTCGCCCGGACCTCGCCGTCGCCCACCTCGGCGAGTTCCTCGCGGGCTTCCTCGAGTCGCTCCTCGTCGCGGCCGCAGATCATCACGTTCGCGCCCTCCTCGGCGAGGGCCTCGGCGCTCGCGAAGCCGAGCCCGCTCGAGGAGGCCGTCACCAGTGCGCTGTTCCCGTCGAGTTCGAGGTCCATGCGCGTGTCAACGGCCACGGGGTACAAAATCCCGGTGTCAGTGGCAAGGGAGCCACGAGAAGTCAGTCGTGGCGCGACGGGGTCGGCCGGCCGTTCAGTCCGCGCCCAGCCGCTCGAAGTAGATCGCCCGTCGCTCGTCGGCCGCGGGCGTCGTGACCA
This portion of the Haloterrigena gelatinilytica genome encodes:
- a CDS encoding SDR family oxidoreductase codes for the protein MDLELDGNSALVTASSSGLGFASAEALAEEGANVMICGRDEERLEEAREELAEVGDGEVRATPTDLTDPDEVSHLVSETADAFGGIDHLVTSSGGPPSTTFLETDEQDWYQAYDLLVMSVVWTIENAHEHLLESDYGTITCITSRTVREVSDGLLLSNSVRRGVIGLVKTVSREFAPEIRANAVLPGTIETPRIEELIEANIERGVYEDYEEGLADMSSDIPMDRLGEPRELGDVVALLSSPRGSFVNGASVPIDGGLLRS